ACGGTAGTGAGAACAGAGTTTCCAGTCATGACAGAGGCCAACAGAGACACCTCCACTGAGGTGAAGAGAGGCGCAGGGACTGGCTTCACTGGGGAAAGCCTTCCAACGCCGAGTTCCTTCCAGCAGGGGACTCCGGGCGGCCTCATCCTCCAGCTGGGCGGCAGGACCACGGCGTCCTCCAGAAGGTCCTTCTGTGACCCCCCAGACCCCCTCGACCGTCCGCCCAGCCTGTGACTTACTAATTCTGTCCTTTTAAACACCCGACgtcactgaaaaataaatcaatgcaaTTCCGTTTAAATGCCAGTTTGTCGAGAACCTGGTACCAGTTACAATAATTGAagctcctttttaaaaagaaaatccgaCTCCCTCGTCATCAACTACTTTATGTGAGGAGAGAAGGCGCCGTTACAGTGGCTCAGACCCGCCTTGGGCTCCGAGGGGCGGAGGGGCGGCCCGTCTAACTCGCGAACGTCTTGCCCATGTCCTCCTTCCCCTTGTACGTCCTCTTGCCGTGCGTGAACGGGATGTACCGGTACTTGATCATGTGCTGgggacaaacacacacacatcggCCATGAGACTGTGGCTCCAGCAGCAGCTTCCAGACCCAAGCCACACTGCCCACTGGGCAGGCTGAACCTGGGGAAACACCTCGAGTCCAGGCAAGGTCCCAGGAGCAGGACGGGCTGGAACACGGTGTGCTCTGACAAGCGGCAGGGTCAGGTCTGGCCAGGCCTGTTTTCAGGTAACGCGGGCATAACCCACTGTCACCTTTTGGCAGGTCCTAACAGATCCACAGAACACCATGCTCAGGAAGAGGGAGCAGCCCAGAGCCTTTCTTAAGCAGCCCCCCAGAGCTGGCCCCCAGACCCGCTCCCCACCCAGGCCCGCACAGAGTTTCCGGCCTCCCCAAGTGCAGGCGTGGAGGCCTGTGCCGCGGTACCAGGCACCGCAGTGCTGCCGGGCTCACCTTGATCTGCCTCTTCATCGTGATGCAGAAAAGCATGATGAAGTACATGACCAGGATGGGCCAGAACACCGGCACGTTGAACGCCTCAAAGAAGGTGCAGACCATGGCCACCAGGATGCCCTTGGTGGCCGCATGCcttgaaggaaggagggaaagtgaGTGCGCCTCTCCTGAGTGGTGTGGCTCTACGTCCACGCCAAGGTGATGCGCCATGGAAACCAAAGTGCGGCTCAAAGTGTCCTTCCCAAACCACACGCAGCAAAGACAGCGGGTAACAGTGCTGACGCCACTCCACTGAGGGACAGCCGAGAGCCAGGCAACGCCCAGGCTCCCAGCACACAGGGTCCAGCCCCTCGAGTCACACTCCACTGAGGACCCTCCTCGGTGCACCCCTCCCTACAGAGAAAGGCCAGCTTCCTTGGGGCTCCCAGGCCCCACTCCCAGCACTTCATGCTGGGACACTGGGTGCCCAGACTTGCCAGGGGCCGGCCAAGTCCCACACATGTACCCAGAGTCAAGTCAAGACGTAGCAGTTCGTCCCTTTCCATTTTTTGATCCAAATACCAGACAAATGGGGTCACCTCTGCCCACCTGTCACACTTTCATCACAGCAGAGGTCACCTCCCCCCAGGGGCTCTGGGGACCAGCACCACACTTCTCACGACAGCAGCCGTCCCCAAGTGGCCCCACCCTGGACGGCCAGCCCTGCATCCGTCAGACACCCTGCACAGACAAGCTGGTCCCTGTGCCTCTGCCAGAAGGGGCGCCATGCGTGGAGCAGGGCAGAGACTAGACTGTCACAAAGCCTGTCCCTTGCGAGACAAGTCTGCAACGTGCACAAGAGACTCCACCTGAAAGCAACCTCTTCTTTGCCGGCTTCAGAGAGCGTTGGCACTAACTAGCAGCTAGgagaagccacagccagggcttcTCAGAGGCCTGTGGCCCACCATGCCAGCGAACACAGAACTCATATTTTGGGCGAACAAATGTTCAAAACAAAGACAACAAAACTCTCACTTCTTTAAAAAGTCTGACTGGCAGCTAACTAGAACCAAATGGGACTATTGTCAGTCTTACTAACCACACTCAAGGGTAAGTCTTTAGGAATTAACTCACCAAAACTTAAACTCGGGAAGCCTTCGGATGAACGGCCGGAACTCCTCGTTCTGTTTGGTGGGTAGTGAGGGGCCGTCATCTGAAAGGCAGAACATCAATCAGAAAAAGTGCAAGTCTCGCCTTTTCATTTCCATGACAACACTGATATGTTTCTCCCTGACGCTCCTGAAGACAAAGATGAAAGGGGACTTTTCACCGACTTAGAAATCAAGTCACTACTTTAGAAAACtcatattagaatttttttagtaaaatgtgtattttttttattttttacagagacagagagagagagagggatagatagggacagacaggaatggagagagatgagaagcatcaatcatcagtttttcgttgcgacaccttagttgttcattgattgctttctcatatgtgccttgaccgcgggccttcaacagaccgagtgaccccttgctcgagccaacgaccttgggtccaagctggtgagctttgctcaaaccaaatgagcccatgctcaagctggcgacctcggggtcttgaacctgggtcctccgcatcccggtctgacgctctatccattgcactacagtctggtcaggcaaaaacatgtatgatttttttaatgattgcgTTTTACTAATTTTATGATTGCTTACAAATCCAACTACACGAATTACACTCAGGAGCACACCAACCGCACcacaaaggagaggaaggaaaagaaagggtcaGTGCACGCGAGCGGAATGCCTGCACAGCCTTAGTGTGCTCCTGGCCGTGGCCACCAGGACACGTGCCTCCCATTAGAGAAACTGAGGTTACAGAAAAGGCCTTGTAGTGACTTCCTAATTCCCCCAAATGGCAACATTTCATGCAAGGGTTGTACTTCCTTTAATGTTTTGAAAACCTCAGGCTGCTGGTCACTACTGGGACAGGGCAGGGAAAATGCCCAGCACTCAGAAAGTGTGTCTCGCCCTCAGAGAGAGCCTTCTATGGGCAGGAGCTGCATCCGGGGTTTTCCAACAGGGCCACAGAGGTGCTGCCACCAGTGACATGTCTGTTCAtgcacctcccaccctgcccctgcctgggTGGCCTGTCAGACGTGGACTTGGACCCCCACCTGCCTAGATATGGCCAGGAACAGCGTGAGCCGAGACCCTGTCAACCAGTCGCCCTGGGAAGTCAGAGCACCACCCTCCGTGAAGCCACCATCAGCGCCCAGGGTCCTCAGTGGCCTCCGTCAGTCCCAGCAAGCTGCCTACTGGCTACGTGAGAAGAGGACCTAACTGGCGAGTATGGAGACGACTCCAAGACAGGCTGGCGGTTCAGGAAGGGGCACATCAGGGGGAACCCAGGTCTACTCCCCTGCTCCACCCACTCTGCATGTGACCTTGACAActtccagtttcctcatctgcacagcAGGGATGACATAAGGAACACCCACCTCCCACGTTGTTCAGAGTTTAATGAGTTATTCTACACACAAATTTATCATAATCACTGAAATTCTAGGTACATCTGAAACCCCAGGAGAACAGTCTCTCCCAGTCGGGATTTTAGATGTTCTAGAGAAAATGGACCAACCCTGTGAAGTACACAAAATCACAGCTCTCCCCAAACCAAAAACAAGTGGACAGTTGTCCCCCTACCTGAATCTTCCATTAAGGAAGGGTCCACTTTTGGAGAGAGGAAAGCTATGAAAAGGTTCAGGTGGTAGATTCCCAAGGCATAAGTCACGATGTACCAGCCCTGCAAGAGAGGGAAGCAAGGTCAGCAGCGCCTCGAATGCCCGGCACCAGACCAAGCCCTGTGCTGACCACAGAACCTGTCCAGCATGGGACCAAGCCCTGTGCTGACCATCAGAACCTGCAGGCGCATGTGCACTAAACGGAAGAGCAGACACACTCACAGCAGAAAGGGACAGCATAGTGCAGTTGAGCACCCATGGGAGATTTCTCAAACTGCTTTGTGGGTCTTCACAGTGGACAAGCCATGGGGGCAGGGGATCTAGTTAGATGCACAGACTACCTGAA
The Saccopteryx bilineata isolate mSacBil1 chromosome 3, mSacBil1_pri_phased_curated, whole genome shotgun sequence DNA segment above includes these coding regions:
- the RER1 gene encoding protein RER1 gives rise to the protein MSEGDSVGDSVHGKPSVVYRFFTRLGQLYQSWLDKSTPYTAVRWVVTLGLSFIYMIRVYLLQGWYIVTYALGIYHLNLFIAFLSPKVDPSLMEDSDDGPSLPTKQNEEFRPFIRRLPEFKFWHAATKGILVAMVCTFFEAFNVPVFWPILVMYFIMLFCITMKRQIKHMIKYRYIPFTHGKRTYKGKEDMGKTFAS